The following proteins are encoded in a genomic region of Helicobacter macacae MIT 99-5501:
- a CDS encoding 16S rRNA (uracil(1498)-N(3))-methyltransferase yields MQFLYVKSCGERTLSIDGEAFAHLCQSRRAKVGSTQALRNLRDDTLYTYHIESISRKNATLLLESSQILPNTPQHFSHLIWAMTTPQTIYKALPHLNELGLGKLSLYFGRFSQGGVRLDEGRIERILIESCQQCGRSSLCQVEMLDDFHTALECYPHASVLDFGGEVLQTRAQAISALKEGVFIGAEGGFSSQERETFAAQNRKIYGVDSTLILRSQSAAMAILAKGI; encoded by the coding sequence ATGCAGTTTCTCTATGTCAAATCCTGCGGGGAGCGCACACTTAGCATAGATGGCGAAGCATTTGCCCACCTCTGCCAATCTCGCAGGGCAAAGGTAGGCTCTACCCAAGCCCTGCGGAATCTGCGTGATGACACACTTTATACCTATCACATAGAATCCATATCGCGCAAAAACGCCACCCTACTCTTAGAATCTAGCCAAATCCTGCCAAACACCCCACAGCACTTCTCTCATCTAATTTGGGCGATGACTACCCCCCAAACGATTTACAAAGCCCTCCCACACCTAAACGAGCTAGGCTTAGGCAAGCTAAGTTTGTATTTTGGGCGATTCTCTCAAGGCGGTGTCCGACTTGATGAGGGGCGCATAGAGCGCATACTCATAGAGTCTTGCCAGCAGTGCGGACGAAGCTCACTATGCCAAGTAGAAATGCTAGATGATTTTCACACAGCGTTAGAGTGCTACCCACACGCTAGTGTGCTAGATTTTGGTGGGGAAGTATTGCAAACAAGAGCGCAAGCCATAAGCGCACTAAAAGAGGGGGTTTTCATCGGTGCAGAGGGAGGGTTTAGCTCGCAAGAAAGAGAGACTTTTGCAGCACAAAATCGCAAAATCTATGGAGTGGATAGCACACTTATCCTGCGCTCACAAAGCGCAGCTATGGCTATACTCGCCAAAGGAATCTAA
- the kdsA gene encoding 3-deoxy-8-phosphooctulonate synthase, whose amino-acid sequence MANTKNKLILMSGPCVIESEAQLFRIAEGIAQIAKNPQIDFYFKASFDKANRTSLDAYRGPGLEKGLKMLESIKKDFGYKIITDIHESHQAKPIAEVADIIQIPAFLCRQTDLVVAVAKTDSIINIKKGQFMNPKDMRYSTLKALKTRDSYLQEASFAESLKHKVWLTERGASFGYGNLVVDMRSLVIMREFAPVIFDATHSVQMPGAAGGKSGGDSSFVPYLARAAAAVGVDGFFMETHYDPANALSDGANMVALDKLGGLIDEILAIRASLKSAGLDR is encoded by the coding sequence ATGGCAAATACAAAAAACAAACTTATCTTAATGAGCGGTCCTTGCGTAATAGAGAGCGAAGCGCAACTTTTCCGCATAGCAGAGGGCATAGCCCAAATAGCAAAAAACCCGCAAATCGACTTCTACTTCAAAGCTAGCTTTGACAAAGCAAACCGCACAAGCCTAGATGCCTATCGCGGACCGGGACTAGAAAAGGGACTAAAAATGCTAGAATCTATCAAAAAAGATTTTGGCTACAAAATCATCACAGACATTCACGAATCCCACCAAGCCAAGCCCATAGCAGAAGTCGCAGACATTATCCAAATCCCCGCATTTCTATGCCGACAGACAGATTTGGTAGTAGCAGTGGCAAAGACAGATTCTATCATAAACATAAAAAAAGGGCAGTTTATGAATCCAAAAGATATGCGCTACTCCACGCTAAAGGCACTAAAAACGCGCGATAGCTACTTGCAAGAAGCTAGCTTTGCAGAATCGCTAAAACACAAAGTATGGCTTACCGAGCGGGGAGCTAGCTTTGGCTATGGCAATCTTGTCGTGGATATGCGCTCGCTTGTGATAATGCGTGAATTTGCCCCTGTGATATTTGATGCTACTCATAGCGTGCAAATGCCCGGAGCAGCAGGAGGCAAAAGCGGTGGGGATAGCTCATTTGTCCCATATCTCGCGCGAGCAGCGGCAGCTGTGGGAGTAGATGGGTTTTTTATGGAGACGCACTACGACCCTGCAAATGCCCTAAGCGATGGCGCAAATATGGTAGCACTTGACAAGCTAGGCGGGCTAATCGATGAGATTTTAGCTATCCGTGCAAGTTTAAAAAGTGCAGGTTTAGACCGTTAA